Genomic DNA from Atribacterota bacterium:
AATATTTGTGCATTTCGGAACAGTTTTAGCTGTATTATTGCTATTTAAAAAAAGAATCAAGAAAATTCTTCTATCATTTATAAACAGTATTACTAAAATCAGTAGTCGTGATAAGTTTTTCAGTAACTTCAAAAATGACCCGCAATGCAAGTTTGCCTGGTTATTAGTAATCAGCACAATACCAGGTGCACTTATTGGGTATTTTTTTAATGACCAGATAGAAGCTATTTTTGGAAGTCCAATTATTGCTGCATCAATGCTAATCATCACCGGAATATGCCTTTTTTTAACTGACAAATTCCTGGTAAGTGGAAATAAAAGAATATCAGAAATAAATATAATTGATGCTTTGTTTATAGGTATAGCTCAAGCATTTGCCATTATTCCAGGAATATCAAGATCTGGTTTCACCATAATGATGGCTTTGTCAAGGAAACTGGATCGTAAATTTGCAGCAGAATATTCTTTTATTTTGTCCATTCCTATAATTATCGGAGCTTCAATATTTAAATTATCTGAAATATTTTATCTTGAAATTAATATAATGTTGTTAATTACCTCTGGATTGACTGCTTTTTTATCGGGTTATTGGGCAATGAAATTTTTTATAAATATACTTATAAATAATAAACTGCGATTATTTAGTTATTATCTTTGGATCATAGGAATTGGATTAATAATTTTTATTTTATTAAATTAAATGGAAATAAGTTGAATATGGCAAATAAAGATGAAAAACAGTCTAACATAAAAAAAAGAATATTAGGCATAATATTAATATTAATTGCTTTTTACTACTTATCTGCTCTACTATTTTTCCCTAATTGGTTTTTCTTCTCTTCAGTAATAATAGATCTTATTAACAGAACTGTAGGAATTGGGAAATATTTACTTTTTTTTCTAATATTGATTGAAGGATTAATTCTATTATTAAATATTCAAATTATAAATTATTTTTATAAAATATTTGGTACCACTTCCTTATTTTTGATTATTTTGGTTTTTATCCACTTGGGATTAATTCATATTGAATATTCATATTTATTGGCAAAAAATGGTGCAGGAGGAGGCCTTTTTGGGTTTTATATTGCTAACTACTTGAATAATTACTTTGGATTAACCGGTGCATATCTATTTTTAATTGCAATTGGATTAATCTCTCTTTTATTTATAACAGATGTTTCTTTTATATATGCAATACACTATCTTTTCAATAAAACAGTTCGGTTATTTAGCGGTATTTTTAACAAATTGAGAGTAGAGAGAATGGATGCTGAAAATACTCAAAAACAAGATAATACTAAAACTATTATTACTTACTATAATGAAAAAGACGAGCCAAAAAGAAGATCCAAACCTATATTTAAAAAAAGCATTGCTGAAAATAAAAAAGATATAAAAACAGACTCAACCGTTCAAGCTAAAATTGATTTTTCAAATAATATCAAAATTGACAACATCATCAAAGACTCAAAATATATAATACCGCCAACTGACCTATTGAATAATGTTAAAGAAGAAAACAGAACAAAGGGACAAGAGAAGATAAAAAGCAGTATTCTATTGCTACAAAAAACATTAGATAATTTTGGTATTCAAGGTGAAGTAATAGGTGCAACCCAGGGTCCAACAGTAACAAGATATGAAATACAACCAGCCCCCGGAGTTAAAGTGTCAAAAATTACTAATCTCAGCAATGATATTGCATTGGCATTTGCTGCCGCTGCTGTTAGAATTGAAGCCCCAATTCCCGGCAAAAATGCAATTGGCATTGAAGTTCCAAATAAAGAAAAAGACACTGTTCTATTAAGAGAAATAATTGAGTCAAATGATTATAAAAACAACTCGTATATTTTGCCTATAGCTCTCGGTAAAGATATTGGTGGTAGTAACGTTATTGCTGATTTGGTTGACCTGCCACACTTGCTAATTGCAGGGTCTACTGGTTCAGGAAAAAGTGTTTGCCTTAATTCTATTATTTTAAGCTTAATTTATCGCTTCGGACCTGATATGATAAAATTTGTGATGGTTGACCCAAAAAGAGTAGAGTTAAATGTTTATAATGGAATACCTCATTTAATCCTACCTATTATAACTAATACAAAAAAGGTTGATAAAGTATTGAATTGGGCTATTTCAGAGATGGAAAACAGGTTTAAAGTGTTTGCAGAGGCAGGTGTTCGTAATTTAAAAGGATATCATGAATATATGAAGAGTATTAAATCTGATGAAAAGCAGCTACCTTATATTGTTATTATAATTGATGAACTTGCTGATTTAATGATGTCTTCTCCAGTAAAAATTGAAGAATCTTTATGTAGACTGGCGCAGATGACCAGAGCTACAGGAATCCATTTGATTATTGCTACTCAAAGACCATCTGTAGATATTATTACCGGGTCAATTAAGATTAATTTTCCTTCTAGAATAGCATTTGCTGTCTCAACACAAGTGGATTCAAGGACTATTCTGGATGTTAATGGAGCGGAAAAACTATTAGGTAATGGTGATATGCTTTTCTCCCCAATAAATGCATCTAAACCAATACGTGCTCAGGGTTCTTTTGTTTCTGAAAAGGAGATTAAAAATATTGTTTCCTTTTTGAAGAATAATACATCTGGCCCGGAGTATCAAGATAATATACTTGAAAGTAAAATAAGTAATGGAATAGAATCAGAAGAAAAAAAAGATGAGGAAGAGGATGAATTGTTTGAAGATGCCATTGATACCATTATAAATAACAACCAGGCTTCTATATCAATTTTACAAAGAAAATTAAGAATAGGATATACAAGAGCCGCCCGATTGATTGATATAATGGAAGAAAAGAAAATGATTGGGCCTTACGATGGCCGTAATCCTAGAAAAATACTATTATCTAAAGAAGAATATATTTCAATGAAAAATAATATTCATAATGAGAATGATGAATAAACATAATAATATTTAATTGAAATAAAAAAAATATCGTATTATTATAATAATTAATGTAACAAAAATTATTCAGTAAATGGCTAATATGAAAACTCAGAATCTGATAATATATTATTTTTTAATTTTCTGAGGGCTAGGAGTGTTTTAATATTATGAAAGAAATTGGAGAATATTTAAAAAATAGAAGAATAGAGCTTGGAATATCACTTGACGAAGCTGAACAATATCTAAAAATAAGAAAAAAATATATAATTGCCATTGAAAGTGGTGATGAAAGTGTTCTTCCCGGAAGAACATATTTTTTGGGTTATTTAAGGAATTACGCTAATTATTTAGAGGCAGATCAAGATTTCATTAATGAACATTTAGAAAAAAAAGAGAGTATACCTAAAAAAGTCGATATCAATGGAGAGGAGAAACTAAAAGTAAAAAAAGCAAGTAAGTACTTTTCTCCTGATAAAAGAAGATATAGAATAAAAAAAGAAAAAAAATCTATAAATTTTGTTCCAATAATTAGAATAGCCATAGTTATTTTGTTTATTGCGGGTGCTTTTTTCTTAGTTAGTAATTTTTTTAATCGAGTAAAACAGCCTCCTGTAGAAATTGAGGAAACTGAAGTTACAATAAAGGAGAATAGTACCACTGAGGAGAAAACATTAGAACAAGAATTAACAGAAATGGCTGAAAAAAATTTGCAACAGCAACAAGAAGAATTACCCCAGGAAACCCAAGGTATTTTTTTAGAACCATTACCAGAGTATAAAACTATTAACATTGCAACACAAGAACCAGTCTGGGTAAAGGTAATACAAAATGATAAATTACTCTTTGAAAGTATTATTTTTTCAAACGAAGATATTAA
This window encodes:
- a CDS encoding helix-turn-helix domain-containing protein, whose translation is MKEIGEYLKNRRIELGISLDEAEQYLKIRKKYIIAIESGDESVLPGRTYFLGYLRNYANYLEADQDFINEHLEKKESIPKKVDINGEEKLKVKKASKYFSPDKRRYRIKKEKKSINFVPIIRIAIVILFIAGAFFLVSNFFNRVKQPPVEIEETEVTIKENSTTEEKTLEQELTEMAEKNLQQQQEELPQETQGIFLEPLPEYKTINIATQEPVWVKVIQNDKLLFESIIFSNEDIKIKTEEEFSLFSTSSDSISVYLEEEEILPSYTDINRIWRYQILPSNENI
- a CDS encoding undecaprenyl-diphosphate phosphatase, whose amino-acid sequence is MHYIILGLIQGLTEFLPISSSGHLVIGQYLLGLEISGVGFEIFVHFGTVLAVLLLFKKRIKKILLSFINSITKISSRDKFFSNFKNDPQCKFAWLLVISTIPGALIGYFFNDQIEAIFGSPIIAASMLIITGICLFLTDKFLVSGNKRISEINIIDALFIGIAQAFAIIPGISRSGFTIMMALSRKLDRKFAAEYSFILSIPIIIGASIFKLSEIFYLEINIMLLITSGLTAFLSGYWAMKFFINILINNKLRLFSYYLWIIGIGLIIFILLN
- a CDS encoding DNA translocase FtsK 4TM domain-containing protein, giving the protein MANKDEKQSNIKKRILGIILILIAFYYLSALLFFPNWFFFSSVIIDLINRTVGIGKYLLFFLILIEGLILLLNIQIINYFYKIFGTTSLFLIILVFIHLGLIHIEYSYLLAKNGAGGGLFGFYIANYLNNYFGLTGAYLFLIAIGLISLLFITDVSFIYAIHYLFNKTVRLFSGIFNKLRVERMDAENTQKQDNTKTIITYYNEKDEPKRRSKPIFKKSIAENKKDIKTDSTVQAKIDFSNNIKIDNIIKDSKYIIPPTDLLNNVKEENRTKGQEKIKSSILLLQKTLDNFGIQGEVIGATQGPTVTRYEIQPAPGVKVSKITNLSNDIALAFAAAAVRIEAPIPGKNAIGIEVPNKEKDTVLLREIIESNDYKNNSYILPIALGKDIGGSNVIADLVDLPHLLIAGSTGSGKSVCLNSIILSLIYRFGPDMIKFVMVDPKRVELNVYNGIPHLILPIITNTKKVDKVLNWAISEMENRFKVFAEAGVRNLKGYHEYMKSIKSDEKQLPYIVIIIDELADLMMSSPVKIEESLCRLAQMTRATGIHLIIATQRPSVDIITGSIKINFPSRIAFAVSTQVDSRTILDVNGAEKLLGNGDMLFSPINASKPIRAQGSFVSEKEIKNIVSFLKNNTSGPEYQDNILESKISNGIESEEKKDEEEDELFEDAIDTIINNNQASISILQRKLRIGYTRAARLIDIMEEKKMIGPYDGRNPRKILLSKEEYISMKNNIHNENDE